The following DNA comes from Nicotiana sylvestris chromosome 10, ASM39365v2, whole genome shotgun sequence.
CAAATGGGGCACATGTCGTTCGGTCCATTTGGGTGGTGCTATTGAGAttcgagtagagtggatgactctcgagaatggaaAGATTTATACTTGGTAATTGAGAATGTTGcagatttgtatatggctagaagctgagagttacattggatggtgtcgagactcgCACTATTTCTATATAATTATGGATTCTAtattcagtatcaggaaggtaaaagTAACAACTTTaaattcacagaaggtctcttcagagtgggtatctcggttgtagtccttttggggtgcttaaaggagcattcagcggcttatgagccttagggcagtgtggttttatgcaagggtctcgtgtggtgagttttggttgaggattgtggtattatggcgaggagaagtatcaatttgaaggttattcagaaggaactcggagaaataggatagcttggtagtaggttagatcggcatggtaatggatatgatTGGTTTTTTGGGTGCTTATAATATGGTGGATTTCTACAGGTGCGTCATggtaatgctcttgggtttttggtgacCTGCATGGCTTGAttgagttagagagatttagTTCTAATGGCTTAattatgtgcaaatgggtttcgAAGAGATCTCAATAGTTTCTACCACGGTTCGAGGAGTACATTTCCTATTGGCGTGAGGAACATGTGATGTATTTTCTCCAGATGAAATCAAATGAAAAGTTCTTAGCTAATTGAGTATGTAGTTTCTTGTGACCcagagtggattatgaagttctcgtaTTTTTCATATGATGCATGGTATATGCAATATGTATTGTGTGGGATCGAGATTGGCATGCACAAGGTCATGATTCGGTTTTGAAGGGAAggacataaattcttaggcagcatggacggTTTCAAATGACTAGATAAATGACATTACCATTTGGTATgacttgatgagagtatacattttaGAAGGGGCAATGCGTTTTGATTtttggatacttcattggtattgttgCACTCTCCTAGTTGATCGACTGCTTATATTCAAATATTCtatgtggcacagaagaattttagaagtatttctcatgggatgatcgtgtatgagagatgtgttagatattcggacgatggagttgggatcagatatagTGATTCGTGtgctctatggatttggagactgggagttctcatgagtaGATTATTTCATGGTTATGGATTGTGAAGTTGTGGCCGAAGCtagccagatgatagtatgtgttatgattcagtcattgtggactttcgaagggttatttatctatttgtgggtGTATAGGGCTGATTCGGGAGTCCATTGGTTggcccaattaggatgtgtattcgACACCGAGTCGGAATGGTTGGCTCCatactgctattgttgagggatgtgccattcaatcattgttgagcttattcgtgttctgaaaTGATTTGTGAGTTATTCTTCTATGCTACGAGGAGTTGTGATTCATTGGttatgcacatatggtgcggttctattggggtcttatagcggaatttgagcgagatgggTATTGCTTGGTTGATGGTGTATTGGTTATGCTCTTTCGGGTTTTGTGTGGCATTGTGTCATTTGCTTCTctgtggttatggtaatgcactttgggtgGCTGATGTCGAATTTTgcatggttattgattttgagcagggTGGATCAAGGTATATAATATAGACCAACATTTGGATGGGTCACGCATTATAGCAAAGTTATGTTGAGACATGATTATTTGTGTCAGATTTGTGTGTTTTGGTTATACGGTGTGTGATAGGTTCTTAGCATTGTATTGTGGCGGTACCTGTTGATATTGCGAGACAATTCTCTCATctgagtcattttccatgattgagtacatttggaatgctgcttattggtgcacggaatGCACGAGTTGcagctttagattgtattgatgtgtcatgtcactagagtggtcGTATTGGATGAGATAGGTTCATTGGActtagaatgaatactatcagaATTGATTACAGTGTGGTTGGAAGAATAATATCGAAAGTCAGCTAAGAAATTTGCTATAATCCTTGTCAAAGGAGagagagctccatgacttgttgatctgacgAATGGTTCTGAGtttctgcatgtttctttcatcattggcagtatatgaaagtgttagaatgaggatttgtttgataagaggtttattaccgacattaggttgttttgagcagctactgtaATTATAAATTAtcgctatgagtatttgagttttgaggtatatcatgtgattacatcttgggttatggaTATGGCTTGATACAACTTGTTCATACTTATAAAgtgtgtagatgtgagattctgatcttatagaaaattttGGATGTTGGAAATTAGATTCTAAgacttatgggctaggttggattacgAAATTTCAGTCGTGttatgttatcagacctatatagGATTGGGTGACGTGGGATCAACACCGGGTATGTGCATGATAAGGTTACACTGCAATTTGATGGCTTTGAgaacaactcttggcacgttcgaggagtGGGGGAGGCTGTAATGACCAGACCGGTCCTTCTGAGCAATTGCACTTCGCTCGGCAGTTTTcgggcatgagtagctctgtatgatgtattatgacttatgtgaatcatcggttttggttttcaggttattcagaattgatttgcAAGAATGATTCTGAGCTTGAAGCTTttaatttgaaagatttgatcaagtttgactttctagtatttgacatcggattggaattttgatggttctgttagctttgttgggtgattttggacttaggagcacgtccagattgtgatttggtccgCAGTAGAATTTGTCTTGTAATggcaaaaattgaaattttgaaaagtttgaccgggagtggactttttgatattgagGTCAGAttctgatttcgaaagttggaacaggtccataatgtcaattgtgacttatgtgcaaaatgtGAGGTCAattggacatgatttgataggtttcggtatcggttgtggaagtttgaagtttcaagttattgattttgaattgaagtgtgattcatcattttgatgttgttatgtgtgttttgaggcctcgagtaggttcgtgTTGTTATATGGGACTTTTTGGTATGTTCGAACGGGTtttcgaggggctcgggtgagtttcagataggtttgggttgagttttttggctgattttggacttttgattaaAAATTCGACCTTTTTTGATTGGGATTGGtttttttagcattgtttgatgtatttgagttgtttttgtcacgccccaaactaggGGAGGCACGACTGGCACTCGATACTATATTCGATCGAGTTAGCCACTAAACATACTAGCTAACTAAACTGGGGGCCCAATAGATCAGGCAGCACAACATCTGAAATACTAAGCCTAGACCATTAACGTCATGACCTGAATAACAATAATCCATATAAACAAAGGTAGacgagccaaaataataaagtactagctggccgacgaggccgcgattggagacatacatgcctacacacatatatatacatgccaagccTATGGGCTGGAAACTGAAAGCTACAAAATGAAACCCAGAATATTGTGTCCACAACagcctctaagagtgtcataagcactgttgagacaaggccccgactatacccaaACTGTATAACAAAAGTAACCATTCTATGAAAGCTCCAGGAagaggtggagcttaccaactcacAGCTGAATCCCGAATCCTAGCGGAGGGGTCGATCAGAGTCCCTACCTTGACCTACACGCATGAAATAAAAATGCAGTGACACCCAGGCaacgggacatcagtacgaataaaaatgtactggtatgtaaggcaTACAGTAGAATCATACATAGCTGATAAAAAAAAGTAATGGAGGTACCACCTGACACTGAAACTCTGATAGCCTCCATGGTCAACATCCGACTTCATAGTAATCAAATATGCATGGTATGCTCGTGTAATCGTATAtcgtgaatacatatatattgatgcaaatgcaTGACATACCCAACCAAATGCTAGCAATGGCGGACTCTTCCGGTAGCTAACCGGTATCATATTGCCAACCTGTAGCCATctgtacaatatatatagtttttcgggcaaataggccccttacctccgattatagctcgaagtccatgcataatatgtcatgtatgatatgaactttgaatgcacataataggccataacaagAACTTAGCCAATCTTGGCTCATAGGTACTCTTATCCTCATGATCTCATAATCACCTTCGTATCGCATACAATTGTCTCGTGGAACCTcatatgttttcttttcttttgaataagctTGAAAACTTAACTCGACTTTTAGAAAGATAACTTAACTCTGAAAATGTTCATAAAAAGATTAAGGTGCTTTACTTAGTCCTTATACCTGATTTCTTAATATTTAGTAAAAGAAAGTATTTCAAAAATCAAGTGTTTTAgtagtttaaacataaaaattatatttgaaaTTTTTGGAAATCGACATGTCACTTTAGAGATTTTAAAATACACTTTAACAAGGAAGAAGGACTGATCGCAAATACTAAATGACTTTATTTTTTTTGTCACACAACCCAAAGatgaataagaattcatatatatAGACATATAGTAAAGAAAGCCGACAAAATGATATATATAGATGTCGAATACCCTATTTAACTGAATGAGTGGAATATCAACCTAATAGCATCATGAAAATATTTCAGCtacaatcccaatgcctttcacataaggtctttctagcaatagaatagtaaaataCCACAGTTGACGTCTTAGGAATTTCCCAGAATTCGTGCTAAAAGGAAGGacggagcttagccttaacatacctttccaACGAACGTCTGAATACCTGTAGTTCCTTCACAAAAGTTGTTCCTTACGTCCTACGCTTTGTAAACACTACATATATGCAGCTTATATGCACCTATAAACAGTTCATAATTGAGTTTAATCGGCAGATTTGCCATATGACCCTAACTTGACGAAACGTCCATAGAACTTTGTAAAAACGATCATAAAAGAGTCCCAAGATGATTACCTTGGAAAACCAAGTATAAAGCCTGAAGAACCAGCAAGAACAACAAATTCCTATCTTCCAAGAATAGCTCCAAACACAGCTAATAGAAGGGGGAAACGATTGCAAAGCGTAGAGATTGCGTTCCTAGGCACGGGGGCAAATTTTAACGATAGAAATCGTTAAAAACACACCTTAATCACTCAAGAGCACCATGGAACCTTCTCTTCAGCTTTATTACTGTTTTAGGACGAAAATGAAATGTTTTTAGGTCTGAAAAGTCGAATTTGCCGACTTATACTACTTGTTTGACCCGACCCGGTTCGCGACCCGATTTCAGCCTGGACAGtccgcggtaaaatagtcataacTTTTTACTCCAATGTAGGATTGATGTGAGGGTTTTTTGGTTGCAAACTAGACTCATAAACCTTCGATTAGGTAGGTTGTGGGTCCCATAACTTATTATATATTGGGAGAAATGATCTGATACATTTGACCCAAAGATTAGAAAATTTATTAGAGAAATTTAATATAACCTTTGCCGACCTTTATTTCGCAACTTGCTTGATTCCAAAACTTGACATGTGACCAGTGTGATATTATAATACTTCATAAAAAATTATTCTTAGCATATTAGACACTCTTGGTCTTATCCCACATGTGTAAATTAACTTAAACCTTCCGAACGCGCGGGGTGCCACCCGAGCCATTTCTTTAACCATGAACCTTTGTTTAAGGGATTCCTTTGACCTATAGCTTTAGTTTAGTTCCTTGATATTACCACATATTTTCATTCTTATTCTCCCAATGTGCTATACCCAATCATATATACCTAATATAACCACGTCACGTTACGTATATTAcgtaagaaaaaaagaaaaaaatatgggGTCTCACAGTCTTCCCCCGTTAGGAACATTCGTCCGCGAATGGGTCAAGTCAATTCCTTGGTTTCATTTCTTTTCCGCTAATACGTATTTTCAAGGCTATATTTGGTACATTGTAGAGCATAAATCAAATTCTGAAGATTCCAACtactaggcttcgtatagctatcTCGCAATAAGAAATTTAAATTGCACTTTCAAGTCATTTAAAATCCAATTAAGTTGTTGTAAAGGAATAATTGCCAATTATTTAAATGCGACTCACCTTAAGTCGTAAATAGGTGGGGGTACTTCTTCCTCATCTCCTCCTCAGCTTCCCAGGTCATTTCCTCGATGTTGTTATtttgccataacactttcacggaagCCACTTCTTTAGTTCGAAGCTTTCTTACCTGCCGATCTAAAATAGCTACCGGTACCTCTGCATAAGATAAGTCTTCAGCAATGTGAATATCCTCCATGGGCGTAATACGTGAAGGATCTCCAATGCACTTTcgcaacatagatacatgaaacacaggATGGGCTGCTTCCAATTCTGAAAGCAAATCAAGCTCGTACGCCACCCAACCAATCCTCCGAATAATCTTATACGGTCCAACATACCTGGGGCTGAGcttccccttctttccaaatcgcatgacgcccttcataggcgatactttTAGAAAAATCCATCTTTTACATCAAACTCTAAGTCTCGTCGTCGAACATCTGCATAAGACTTTTGCCGACTTTGTGCTGTACGCATCCGGTCTTTAATAATTTTTACCTTTTCCATTGCTTGCTGGACTAAATTAGGACCTAGCAACTCTTCTTCCCCGACCTTGAACCAACCGATCTACGACCTACACTTTCGCCCGTATAGTGCTTCGTAAggggccatctgaatactagcttggaagctgttattataagcgaactcaataagaggtagatgatcatcccaaaTTCCTTTAAAATCTAGCACGCAGGCACATAACATATCCTCAACTATCTTAATAGTACGCTCTGCCTGTCCATCAGTTTGCAGATGAAAAGCGGCGCTAAGATTTACCTACGTGCCTAGACCCTTTGAAAAGATTTCCAAAAATGTGCTGTAAATTGAGCCCCTCGATCAGAGATAATAGATAATGATActccatgaaggcgaacaatctctcggatgtaAAGCTTGGCATAATCCTCAGCTGAATATGTCGTCCTGACTGGCAGGAAATAAGCAGATTTTGTAAGTCTATCAATAATTACTCAAATAGAATCATACCTCCGTGGAGTGCGAGGCAAACCAGTGATGAAGTCCATATTTATCATGTCCCATTTCCATAATGGAAGTTCAATATACTGAGTTAGGCCTTCAGGCCTCTAATGTTCGGCTTTAACTTGCTAGCAGTTGGGACATTGGGCTACCATCTTTGCGATATCCTTTTTTATTCCATTCCACCAATAGATCTGTCGAAGGTcccgatacatctttgtcgctccggGGTGAACTGCATATCTAGAATAATGGGCCTCTGAAAGAATCTTGGCGCAGAGCTCTCCGACTGTTGGTACACATAAGCGGCCCTGGTATCTAAGGACTCCATCTCCAGTTAGCTCAAATAAAGATTGTCGCTGCTGTGGAATACTTTACCTCAGTTTTATAAGCTTAGGATCCTCGTGTTGTCGCTCTTTTACTTCAGTAACAAAAAAAGATTTTACTGTATTTTGAACGAGAATGCGTCCACCCTCTGCGTCTACCAAACACACCTGTAAATTAGCTAGCTGGCATAGATATTTGGTCATCTTGACCTTATCAGCTTCAACATGGCTTAGACTTCCCATGGACTTCCGGCTAAGGGCATCAACAACAATATTAGCTTTGCCGGGAtgatataaaatatcaacatcatagtcctttagtaattctagccatcttctttgtcgTAGGTTCAGCTCCCTCTGTTTAAATAAATACTGAAGGCTCTGGTGGTCGGTGAAAACATCAATATGaaccccatatagataatgccgccaaatctttagggcgaAGACAACTGTGGCTAACTCAAGATCGTGCGTAGGATAGTTCTGTTCATGTTTCCGCAACTGTTTGGAGGCGTACacaataaccttaccatgctgcataagAACATAACCTAGTCCAACTctcaaggcatcacaatatacaacaTAACCCCCGGTGCCATCCGGAAGAGTCAAGACAGGTGTCGTCGTAAGCCTTTTCTTTAGCTCCTGGAAACTTTGTTCACATGCCTCAGTCCACTGAAAATTAGCTCCCTTATGTGTCAGTTTCGTCAATGGTGCAGAGATAGaggaaaatccctccacaaaccttcGGTAATATCCTGCCAAGTCTAAAAAGCTACGAACCTCTATCGGATTTAAGGGCCTCGGTCAAGTCATCACAACTTCAATCTTTTGGCCATTAACCTTGATACCATCACCGGTAATAACATGACCAAGAAAAGCTAAAGAAGTTAGCCAAAATTTACATttagagaatttagcatataacctgTAGTCCTGGAGAGTCTGCAATACATCTCGCAAGTGGTCCGCATGCTCGGCTTCCGATCGTGAATATATCAGgatgtcgtcaataaacacaatcacaaattcATCAAAGAATGGTTTGAATACCCGGTTCATAAgatccataaaggctgctggggcatttgtaagcccgaaagacatgacaaggaaTTCAAAATGGCCATACCTCGTCCTAAATGTTGTTTTTGAGATATCAATATCCCTGACTCGTAGCTGATGATAACCGGATcgcaagtcaatcttcaaaaaacatttggcaccttgtaactggtCGAACAAGTCATCAATCCATGGAagaggatacttattcttgatagtgactttattTAGTTGCctatagtcaatacacatccgcaagGAGTCATCTTTCTTTCGAACAAAGAGCACCGGAGCACCCCATGGGGATGTACTTggcctaataaagcctttattgATCATGTACTtcagttgttccttcaattccctTAGATCTGCAAGAGCCATTCTGTAGGGAGGAATGGATATAGGTTATGTATCAGGAAGCAAATCTATAGCGAAATCAATTTCCCTTTCGGGGGGAATTCCTGGAAGCTCGTCAGGGAATAGCGTCGGGAATACATTCACAATAGGAACCGACTGAAGAGtcgctggctccttatctatatcCCTGACATGAACCAGATGGTATATACAGCCTTTAGCAATAAACTTCCGAGCCCTAAGGTATGAAATAAACTTACCCTTGGGCGTGGCTGCATTACCTTTCCATTCAAGGACAGGCTCACCAGGAAAATGAAATCGAACCACCTTTGCACGACAATCAATATTAGCATAACAAGttgccaaccaatccatacccataatgACATCGAAGTCTAGCATAACAAATTCAACTAAATCAACAGAGGTTGGACGGTCATTAATTAACACTGTACAACCTCGATAGACATGATTAGCTACAATAGAGTCGCCAATTGGTGTAGACACCTCAACTGACTGTGGCAACAACTTAGATCTCATGTCAATCTTACCAGCAATAAATGGAGtaatatatgaaaatgtagagccGGGATCTATCAATGCATAAATGGCATTAGAATGTATTGTCAATATACCTGTGACAACATCTGGGGATGCCTCTGAATCCTGTCGGCTTGTGAGTGCATAAAAGCGGTTCTGACCACCACTAGAACCTGAGGTGTCTCCTCCACATCTCCCCTTACCACGACCCTGAGTAGACTGTGGACCTGGTCGGGGAGCACGGACTGAGGGCGAAGAGGCTGTTGTGGATCCTGAAGCCTGAGTTGGTGCACCTCTCCCTAACCCCGGGCACCGAGTAATAAAATGTCATGTCTGTCCACAATGATAACATGCACTCGAACCCTGTCTACACTGACCGGTGTGCAGCTTACCGCACTAAGTACATGGAGGAGTAGGCTGTCTCATTTGTGCGGAACGCTCTTGTCGATGCCCCTCAGGCTGGCCCGAGCTCTGCCCTGGTCCTGACTGAATATATCGATCAAACCACTGGCCCTGCATCTGTGGTGGGAAACTACCTGCTGACCGAGGTGGATATCGATGGAATGGGGGCCTAAAATCACCCCGTGGTTCCCTATAAGACCCCGTAGTACGAACCCTCTTACTCTGCTCCCTATCCCTACGAGTATCACGAATCCGACGGGAAAGGTCCTCTGTAGTTTGAGTGAAAGCCTATATGCGGGAAATATCTACATCATCCGATAGGGATGCTACCCTACAATCTCTAATCAGATGATCCCCCAAACCATACATATAATGATGAACTCTATCCCTTATGGTATGTACAATATCTGgtgcataccttgccaaagaattaAACTTATGGCTATAATTCCTCACACTCATATCCCCTGCTTTAGGTTAAAAAACTGGTCAAGGCGGGCCTCCCGACCTCCCGTGGCAAATAATGGGCTAAAAAGGCCTCAGAGAAGTCCTCCTACTCTGCTAGCGGAGCATTAGGTCCTCTAGATCTCTCCCATGCCTCATACCATGGGACGACTACATCACGTAGTCGAAAAGAAGCCAACTCTACAACCTCGGTGACGGAGGCATGCATCACTCTCAATACTCAATACATTTGTTCCAtaaagtcctggggatcctcagtggAACTGGATCCTATAAATAATGGAGGGGCCAAGTGAAGAAACTCTCGTACCGTCGAGCTTCCTGTCCGATCTCTCCGGGCATCTGCTCCCGACTCTAGCTATCGCTCATGAATAGAAACCATCCTAGTCAGCAACTGAACTGCCTCCCTCATCCCCTGCTCCCAGTCTCTGATGGGGGAACAACAGGTACTGGAGGTCCTGTGTCTCTAGCTACCATAGGTACTAATGGAACTAGTGAGGCTGGGGGTACTGCATCTCCCAGGGCTCCAACACATGCTGGGGAAGCTGAAACTAGGGGTACTGGAGACTCACTATGTGCCTCTAAGGGAAATCTATCCCTCTGACCAGGTGGGGAATGACTGGTACCTTCCCCCGGATCCATACCTATCTCTCGATGTGCCATCTCCTGAGCGTATGTAGCCTATTAGATAAGAAACACAAAGCACGATTTAGATTTCATATGTTCTTATAACTTCGCTCTATAGCACGATTTATTAATTGAAAGAAATGTAACCATTTCTAAATGCCTCATAGCCTCTtgattataagtgtggtgcacaacacacccataagcaaGACTCTAGACACAGCTTGTGGAATCCCTGGGATACGATCTgatctgataccaagtttgtcatgccctaAACTAGGAGAGGCAAGACTGGCACTCGATACTGTATTCGATCGAGTTAGCCACTAAACATACTAGCTAACTAAACTGAGGGCCCAACAGATCGGGCAACACAATATCTGAAATACTAAGCCTAGACCATTAAGGTCATGACCTGAATAACAATAAGCCATATAAACAAAGGTACacgagccaaaataataaagtactagctggccgacgaggccgcgattggagacatacatgcctacacacacatatatacatgCCAAGCCTATGGGCTGAAAACTGAAAGCTACAAAAAGAAACCCAGAATACTGTGTCCAcaatagcctctaagagtgtcataAGCAATGTCgagacaaggccccgactatacccaaACTGTATAACAAAAGTAACCATTCTATGAAAGCTCCAGGAagaggtggagcttaccaactcacAGCTGAATCCCAAAATCCTAGCGGAAGGGTCGATCAGAGTCCCTACCTGCACGCACGAAAcaaaaatgcagtgtccccaggcaacgggacatcagtatgaataaaaatgtactggtatgtaaggcaGACATTAGAATCATACATAGTTGATGAAAAAAAAGTTATGGAGATACCACATGACATTGAAACTCCGATAGCCTCCATGGCCGACATCCGACTTCATAGTAATCAAATATGCATAGTATGCTCGTGTAATTGTATGTtgtgaatacatatatattgatgcaaatgcaTGACAAGCCCAACCAAATTCTAGCAATGACGGTCTCTTCCGGTAGCTAACCGGTATCATATTGCCAACCTGTGGCCATAtgtacaatatatatagtttttcgggcaaataggccccttacctccgattatatatcgaagtccatgcataatatgccatgtatgatatgaactttgaatgcacataataggccataacaagAACTTAGCCAATCTTGGCTCATAGGTACTCTTATCCTCATGATCTCATAATCACCTTCGTATCGCATACAATTGTCTCATGGAACCTcatatgttttcttttcttttgaataagcttgaaaacttagctcgacttttagaaagataacttaactctgaagatgttcataaaaagcttaaggtgcttcacttagtccttatacctgatttcttgatatttagtaaaagaaagtatttcaaaaatcaagtgttttagtagtttaaacataaaaattatatttgagatttttggaaATCGACGTGTCACTTTAGAGATTTTAAAATACACTTTAACAAGGAAGAAGGACTGATCGCAAATACTAAATGCCTTTATTTTTTTTGTCACACAACCCAAAGatgaataagaattcatatatatAGACATATAGTAAAGAAAGCcgacaaaatgacatatatagatGTCGAATACCCTATTTAACCGAATGAGTGGAATATCAACCTAATAGTATCATGAAAATACTTCAGCTACAATCCCAATGCCTTTTACAGAAGGTCTTTATAGCAATAGAATTGTAAAATATCACATTTGACGTCTTAGGAATTTCCCAGAATTCGTGCTAAAAGGAAGGAcgaagcttagccttaacatacctttccaACGAACGTGTGAATGCCTGTAGTTTCTTCACAAAAGTTGTTCCTTACGTCCTATGCTTTGCAAACACTATATATATGCACCTATAAACAGTTCATAATTAAGTTTAAATCGGCAGATTTGCCATATGACCCTAACTTGACAAAACGTCCGTAGAACTTTGTAAAAACGATCATAAAAGAGTCCCAAGATGATTACCTTGGAAAACCAAGTATAAAGCCTGAAGAACCAGCAAGAACAACAAATTCCTATCTTCCAATAATAGCTCCAAACACAGCTAATAGAAGGGGGAAACGATCGCAAAATGTAGAGATTGCATTTTTAGGCGCGAGGGCAAATTTAACGGTAGAAATCGTTAAAAACGCACCTTAATCACTCAAGAGCACCATGGAACCTTCTCTTCAGCTTTATTACTGTTTTAGGACGAAAATGAAATGTTTTTAGGTCTGAAAAGTCGAATTTGCCGACTTATACTACTTGTTTGACCCGACCCGGTTCGCGACCCGATTTCAGCCTGGACAGtccgcggtaaaatagtcataacTTTTTACTCCTATGTCGGATTGTTGTGAGGTTTTTTTGGTTGcgaactagactcgtagacctttgATTCGGTAGTGTGGGTcccataactctttatatattgggagaaatgatctgatacatttgacccaaagtttagaaaatttattaGAGAAATTTACGATAACTTTTACTGACCTTTATTTCGCAACTTGCTTGATTCCAAAACTTAAAATGTGACCAGTGTAATATTATAATACCTCATAACACATTATTCTTAGCATATTAGACACTCTTGGTCTTATGCCACATGTGTAAATTAAACTAACCTTCCGAACGTGCGAGGTGCCACCCGAGCCATT
Coding sequences within:
- the LOC138879373 gene encoding uncharacterized protein, whose product is MRFGKKGKLSPRYVGPYKIIRRIGWVAYELDLLSELEAAHPVFHVSMLRKCIGDPSRITPMEDIHIAEDLSYAEVPVAILDRQVRKLRTKEVASVKVLWQNNNIEEMTWEAEEEMRKKYPHLFTT
- the LOC138879374 gene encoding uncharacterized protein encodes the protein MQGQWFDRYIQSGPGQSSGQPEGHRQERSAQMRQPTPPWRGAPTQASGSTTASSPSVRAPRPGPQSTQGRGKGRCGGDTSGSSGGQNRFYALTSRQDSEASPDVVTGILTIHSNAIYALIDPGSTFSYITPFIAGKIDMRSKLLPQSVEVSTPIGDSIVANHVYRGCTVLINDRPTSVDLVEFVMLDFDVIMGMDWLATCYANIDCRAKVVRFHFPGEPVLEWKGNAATPKGKFISYLRARKFIAKGCIYHLVHVRDIDKEPATLQSVPIVNVFPTLFPDELPGIPPEREIDFAIDLLPDT